From the genome of Xyrauchen texanus isolate HMW12.3.18 chromosome 22, RBS_HiC_50CHRs, whole genome shotgun sequence, one region includes:
- the zgc:193593 gene encoding uncharacterized protein zgc:193593, with protein MIFGLPRPTSRYIRYLQTSAMQIVTHRAHDLMVPRVAVLLGALGIAMSGYSSRQLTLYHRPSTRFLQWVSRPVIADESLETQPVQASLGLANAAVGYIKKDGQI; from the exons ATGATTTTTGGTCTCCCACGCCCAACTTCAAGATACATCCGCTACCTGCAG ACTTCAGCCATGCAGATTGTGACCCACAGAGCTCATGATCTCATGGTACCAAGGGTGGCTGTTCTTCTGGGTGCACTAGGGATTGCAATGTCAGGGTACAGCTCTCGCCAGCTCACTCTCTATCATCGTCCCTCCACACGATTCCTGCAGTGGGTGTCGAGACCTGTCATTGCTGATGAGAGTCTGGAAACCCAGCCAGTGCAGGCCAGTCTGGGTTTAGCCAATGCTGCAGTGGGATACATCAAAAAGGATGGACAGATCTAG